The Suncus etruscus isolate mSunEtr1 chromosome 15, mSunEtr1.pri.cur, whole genome shotgun sequence genome contains the following window.
cctgagcaccgctgggtgtggcccaaaaaccaaaagaaaaaaaaaaagaaaaaaaaataaatgggaactGAGGCCCCGCAGAATCTGGGCCAGAGTTGCTCTTGGTTTTGATTCCTTGGAGGATCTCAGATATGTTGGATGCTGGGGGTACAGGATCCCAACACCCCTCCCTGGGTAGGACCCGGTATGAGGGCCCTGCAAGAAGGGGCTGATCTGCCCTCACTCTCCTCGGAAAGGAGTCCAAGATGAGGAAGAGTATGATGACTACGAGAATTTGACTCCCCCCTACAGAGACCTGCCTCCCAAACCAGGTATGGGCGCGCTTGGCTGGTTGGGGTCGGTGGGGGTGATGTAAGGAAAGGCAGGGTTGGGGTCTCAGAACATTTGCACACATGGTCAGCCGGAGACAGGCACCACAATGGTCACACCCTGAGAATCGCTGCCTGATGGGGGAGACAGTTTGAGCATCTGAGGGGGGATTCCTTCTGGGCATCTATCTGAGGGAGGAGGCTTTTCTGGGTGCTTGATGACCTGGTCTGAGGGGGAGGCTCTAGATGAAGAACAGGAGAGTGAAATGgtctctgcagtgctggggaagaGAGTGGGGGTCGGCAGATGTAGCACTCAAGGGACATGGGTGAGAAAGGGGCTGTTGAGGGACAGAGACCCGGACAAGCATGGTGCTGATACAGAGGAGCTATGGGGAGCAGCAGCAACCACCCAGCCCCGGATTCAAGCCCAGGACTCTTGAATTCCACAGTGGGACAGGctcgctctttctttctttctttctttcttctttctttctttctttctttcttttctttctttctttctttttctttctttctttctttcttctttctttctttctttctttctttctttctttcttctttctttctttctttcttcttcttcttcttccttccttccttccttccttccttccttccttccttccttccttccttccttccttccttccttcctccttccttccttccttccttccttcctcctccttcttccttccttccttccttccttccttccttccttccctctctctctctctctttctctctctctccctccctccctccctcccttcctttttttctttctttcccacaccagtggtgcttggactatctgctggcagtgctcagggacccccATGTTGTGGGGGGAATCCAGCCCAGGTTGGCatcctgcaaggcagacactcagTCTGCTGTCCTGTGTTTTAGTTCCTCACCCTGGGAGAGAACACAAGCTTCATGCATGGGAAGGGGTGCACTTGTGTGCGTTGTGGGGGGTGttctgcatgtgtgtgtctgtgcgttTGTCTATGTGGGTATGTGATGACCTTACACAGCTTTGCAAGTGTCTGACTCTTAAGAAATGGgaactggggccgggtaggtggcgctggaggtaaggtgtctgccttgcaagcgctagccaaggaaggaccgcggttcgatcccccggcgccccatatggtccccccaagccaggggcgatttctgagcacatagccaggagtaacccctgagcgtcaaacgggtgtggcccaaaaaccaaaaaaaaaaaaaaaaaagaaaagaaatgggaactGAGGCCCTGCAGAATCTGGGCCAGAGTTGCTCTTGGTCTTGATTCTTTGGAGAGTCTGAGACATGTTGGATGCTGGTTCTTGGCGCTCGGCCCCAGGAGGTACAAGCTGGGGGTACAGGACCCCAACACCCCTCCCTGGGTAGGACCTAGTGTGAGGACCATGCAGGGAGGGGCTGACTTGCCCTTGTTTTCCTCGGGAAGGGGTCCAAGATGAAGAAGAGGACGATGACTACGAGAATTCGACTCCCCGATACAAGGATCTGCCTCCCAAACCAGGTAAGGAGACGCCTCTGAGACTGGTTGGGATTGGGGGAAAGGAAAGGCAGGTTCAGGGTCCCAGGAGGCAGGGCCGGTGCTCggggctctgctcaggaatcacttctggcggggctctagggaccttatggggtgcacagcctcgaacccgggtcagctgcatacagggCCAGCACCCTCCTCCACTTTCCACCCTCCTTCCAGCCTCCGCCCTGCAGACCTTGCGCCCTCCTGTCAGGTTTTTCCCAAAGGTCCGTGAGTTGGGTGCGGCTAGGGTTCATGGAGATCTGGGGCTTCCTCTGCCCTGGCCTGGGTCCCCACAACCATTGTTCTTCCCAGGGGTGAAGAGAGAAGGACCCCCACTTCCCTACAGGCCAGCAAATATCACAGATGAGATACTAATGGAGGCAGGGACTTTTGATCACTTGGCTTGATCCCAGGTACTCATAACCCTCATCTTTctgttggttttgaggccacacccagcggatcCCGAGCttcctcctgactgtgctcagggattactcctagtgagaCCCAGCTGTTACGTCTGATTCTGTTCTCACAGGGCCCTACGCCTGGGTGTTGGGGTTAAGTCCAGGTCTGCTGTGCCCAGGCTAGCACCTCCCGGTTTGGGTctaatttctgtcctttttttttttttttttttttgtctgtttgttttgttgtttttgggccacacctggcggtgctcaggggttcctcctgggtctgagctcagtaatcactcctggcaggctcgggggaccctatgggatgccggggattgaacctgggtccttcccaggtcggcttcatgcaaggcaagtgccatactgctgtgctatcgctctggccccttttttaattttttatatttttatattttaaagattgattgattagttgatttttgagccacacccagcagtgcttaggggttactcttatctctgtgctcagaaattgctcctggcaggcttagggaaccatatggaatgctggggatcgaacccaggtccatcctgggttctgTCTTTTGACCCTTTCTTGGCCTGTACTTGGGCCCTGACCAGCCACTGGTCTCCCAGGCACGGTGAGCAGAGGGGAGTCTCTTTCGAAAGCACGGGGCTCAGTCTGCTCTTCCGCATCCCTCACCCTGGCCAGGGAGCACTTGGGGATGCGAATTTATCCTGCTGCCCTGACTGTGTCCCCTCCACAGCCCCGAAAAGTGGTCCTGCCCGCCTGCCTGCCAAGCCGCCGCCGCCTGGCCCCGGTAAGTCACCCCATTCCACCCCCCACCCTGCTCCTGCTGAGTCTCCAGAGATCTGAGCCAACTGCTGTAGCATCCTGGCTCGAGAACTTTGTCTCTCTACACAACACTCCCTGCTGAGGGCTGACCCAGATACTCCCCCAGCCCTACGTCTGTCTGGCCTTTGTCACAGCAGAGTTTTCTGCTGGTTTGtctgttctggggccacacctagcagtgctcaggtattgctcctggctctgtgctcagaggttattcctggctctgtgctcaagggttactcctggctctgtgctcaggggttactcctggctctgtgctcagaggttactcctggctctatgttgcTCAGTGCTACCTCCTAGCTCTGTAcacaggactcactcctggcagtgctcaaaccCTATGAGGCttcgaggatcgaacccagattggccttgttgcaagtcaaatgccctccccactgtgctattgcttgggatttgatttgtttttctttgcggGTTGACGGAGCCCTTGGAACGGGGGACAAACTGGTGGCTGGGATGGGTCATATGTCCTGCCCTTGAGAGCAGAGTGGGGTTCAACTCTAGTTCACTAATCAACAAGATGCCCCCCCATCTCTCGGCAGTTCCTGCTGTGCCCAGAACCAGGAAGCCCCTGAAATTCCCCCCGCTGGAGAAGCTAGTGGGTCCGCTGTGCTTCCTTCTGATCCTGTCCTTGGTCCTCAGCGCCACTGCGCTGCTCATTGCCCTGACCAAGTGTAAGTGGGGTGGGAGGGACCGAGTGCAGGCAGAGTCTGGGTGCTGGGGGCGCGGGGGGAGGGACTGGGACTCAACCTGGGACCCCCCTCAGACCAGGAGGTGATGAAGGAACTGAGGGGCCTGGCCCTCGAGCAGACGACCTGGCGGGCGAATGGTGAGTGACCGCCAGCCCCCCCTCTGACCTTCATTCTCTGAAGTTGGTGCTTTCAGTCCGTCCCTGCCCTCGAGAAGGGAGTTGGGAGGGGCCCTGAAGAGAGTGAGGGGGTCAAATTGGACCTTAGGGGTCTCCAAGGCCCCTGCTCAAACCCATCTCTACGCCAGTGACTGGCCCACAGGGACTTGATGGCCTGAGAAAAGATATTGGCCGCCTTCAAGCGAACACCAACCGGTCCTTGGTGGAACTTCGGGGTCTGTTGGGTAAGTGGGGCTCGGGGAGATGCTGGAGACGGGGTGCAGGGATCATAGGGACAACCCCAAGCTtcgtctcttttttctttttccttggatTTGGagctatacccggcagtgcttggggctgtGTGGTCctggggatggaatctgagttttttatttgtttatttttaattttgggaatcACAcacagccgtgctcaggggtcgtgctcagaaatcactcctggcaggttcagctcagggaaccctctgggatgccagggctcgaacccgggtccgtccggggtcaaccgcatgcaaggcaaacaccctaccattgtgctcagGCCCCTGAAACCGGGCTTTGGCCATGCCCAAGACCCTCTGAGCCACCGCCCCGGGCCCAGTGCCACCTGCTTACTTGGTGTCCCACCCTGGAGCTGAGCAGTGCTCCCCATGCCCAAGGCCAGCCTGACCGCCCCGTCTCCTTCCCAGAATGCTCCCGGCTGGTGTGTCCCGAGAAATGGCTCCCCTTCGCAGGAGAGTGCTACTATTTCTCCGAAAACACGGGGAACTGGGCCACGGCAAGAGCCTTCTGCCAGGAGCACTTTTCGCACTTGATCAAGATCGAGAGCCAAGAGGAGCAGGTGGGCGTGACCTCGCTCAATGGGCGTGGTATAGGCGGTGGGCGTGGCGTGGAAGCGAGAGGGCTGGCTAGGGGCGTGGCCTCATCAATGGGGGTACAGGGCGGTGGGCGTGGTCTTGCCAGCAAGCGGGTCCTCGTGGGCGTGGCCTCGACCAGCAGAGTGCTGGCGCGTGGGCGTGGGCCTCCAGGTGGGTGTGGCCAATGGGCGTGGTCTAGCGGCCCTCACCTGAATCATCAGCATTAAGGAATGAATggctttatttggggaggggccacacccagtggtgctcagggctgagtaCTGGCAGGGTCCAGGATGCCTgaaccccatagagtcccctgaccGTCaatcaggactgatccctgagcaccgccagatgtggccaatCCAAACatcacaaacaaaagaaataaaaaacccaaagccgggcccggagagatagcacagcggcgtttgccttgcaagcagccaatccaggaccaaaggtggttggttcgaatcccggtgtcccatatggtcccccaagccaggagcaacttctgagcacatagccaggagtaacccctgagcactgctggatatggcccaaaaacaaacaaacaaacaaaaaacaaaggtttTCTTTGATGGGTTCATGAAAAATATGGTTcgagtccccaaaacaaaatgagcaAGGTTGGGGGCACCATGCTGTCTAGGATTCCCTTCCATCCCGCACCTGCTTCCCCCTTTGGGTGAGGCCAAGATGATGCCACAGAGCTGCCCCCCTTCCACTGTCCATGTGGCAGGTGGGGACGGGGCGGCTGGTCTTGCCTCCTTTGAtagaggaggaaactgaggcaggagaCGGTGGGGGGCTGTGCGGAAGATTAACAGGCTCCCTGTGGGGTGGGCCTGGGACAGTGCAGGCGAGACCCCAGATGCTTGTCCTTGCAGAACTTTGTGGTCCAAAACCAGAAGTCCTCTTACGTCTTTTGGCTGGGACTGTCCGACAAGGCCCAGGAGGGCAACTGGAAGTGGCTGGACGGGTCCCCAGTGACGCTGAGGCAGGTACCAGGACAGGAGTGTGCGATTGTCCTGCTGCTCCCCCTCCACCTTGCCCTTCTCCATCTCGGCTCCCCTTCCCTACTCCAGAACCAGGAGGTGGGGGCGGCTGGAGACCAAAAACCAGGCTTCCTTCCActtgggctggggtggggtgccGTTGGTGCGCACCCCGACACACCGACTCACCCTATCCCCCTCACAGCTTCTGGGCCCCCAATGAGCCCAACAACCAGGACAGCAAGGAGCACTGCGGCAGCATAAACCCGGGTGGCAGATGGAACGACCTGCCCTGTGAGAGCACCCACTTCTGGGTGTGCGAGCGCAAGTGTGATTGCCTCTGAGCCGACTCTTGGGGCTCAGCTGGTGGCTGCAGTGAGGGCGATCCAGGACAAAGAGACTCGCTTGACTTCAGCCGCTTGGGGCTCCGGTTCCTTCAAATTTCTGCAGCCAGGCTGGGCAGGATTGGAGGGACGCAGAGTCGGGGACACCCTCCACCCAGGGGACTGAGGCCTGATGGGCCTGGGATGTCCCCAAGTCCCAGAGGAGGAAACTTGCATTTCCCCTCCTTAGGTGGGCTGAGAAATACGGAACTGGGGAGCTGTGGCCAGCCTCTGCGTCACCGGGGTGTAGGAAGCTTGTCCTCACCCAGGTCCAGGCCGCCTTGCAAGGGATGGTCCAGAATCCCAAGTGAGTCCAAAGGTCACAGTTTCCACTCCCACTCCCCTACACCCCTCTCTCTGCTGgttcttggtggtggtggtgacacCTGCTGTGTGCCCAGGGTCAGAAGCTCAGTATCAAGGGGAAAAATTCCTTAGTGCTTGCATGCAGGCGAGCagaggttcaatcaccagcaatGTCTAAAGTTCAAGACTCCTGCAGGTATGATCCATAAACATTGAGCACTGGCAGCACCAGGTTTTtggtgccaaaaacaaacaaaagaatctcaAGACAGTGctcgagcgatagcacagcggggaagggcgtttgccttactcgCTGTTGAtccgagttcgatccccggtatcccatatagtccctcaagcctgcctggAGGATCTCGTGCACGCCACCGActatggaccaaaaaccaaaaataaaaaaaagaaaccacttaAGAGGAAATAAAGCATCTACCCTCAAGTCCTGAGCCTCAGtctttgctttcagggcagatgtAAGCAGCTGGGATGGAGCAGAAGTCGTGGGAAAAGTGTGAGACCTGAAGGGATAGCTCagctggaagggcatttgccttgcatgcagccgacccaggttcgatccccgacatcccatatggttcctccagcctgccaggagcgatttctgagcacagagccaggaggaacccctgagcgacgctgggtgtagccctaaattcccccccccccccaagaaaaagtgCGGGCATGTACGCTCCTGGTGGAGAGGGTGCTGGTAGATTTGGGGCAAACAAACCACCAAAGGGCCCCTTAAATCAGCGCCCGGCTCTCTGTTAATTCCCCTgcgaccccccacccccagtgtttGCTGATGAGAAGACCTCTGGGCAGGAGGGTTTGGAGTGGTCTGTTCAGCAGCTCAGGTCTGCTCAGACCGTGTGCGTGGGTGTGGGAACAGCTACTCAGAGgactttctagaattttttttttggggccacacccgtttgacgctcaggggttactcctggctatgtgctcagaaattgcccctggtttggggggaccatatgggacgccgggggatcgaaccgctgtctgttccttggctagcgcttgtaaggcagacaccttacctctagcgccacctttccggccccgaCTTTCTAGAATTTTGGAAAGAAAGTGACAGTGAGAATGGGGTGAGGAAGTCTGGGGAGGGAAAACCAGCCAAGCGAACTTCCTCAATGGCTCGCCACAAACCCTGatgcttctgtgtgtgtgtgtgtgtgtgtgtgtgtgtgtgttttgccacACGTGGCTGTGCTCGGttcactcctggcgatgcttgggggaaccattggaatgccggggattgaacccgggtcggccCCATGCAAGGCCAGGGCCCTCCCTCCcgtctgtgctatcgttctggctcaGCTTCACAATTTTAGACCCTAACAACCAAGACCAGAAAGCCCAAGATGGGGTCTGGAGggttcccaagccttccaggagcaatttctgagcgcagagccaggggtaaccgaaccaccatccttctgcattacctccatgctatctctccggccctatggagcatttttccatgtgccttttggccatttgtatttcttctttgagtaagtgtctgttcatttcttctccctatttttttttttttggttgggattgatattttttttcctgttaagttttgtcagtaccttatatatcttagatattagccccttagtttctcccattctgtggttaaagaaactgtggtacatttacataatGCAATAcaatgcagtcatcaggaaaaataaagtcgtgaaatattcctatacgtgaatagacatggaaactattatgctgagtgaaatgagtcagaggaaaagagatagcctcactcatctgtgggatttaagaaaaatcaaagacagtatgataataatacccagagacaatacagatgaggtttgaaaggaccagccaatgatatgaagctcaccacaaagagtggtgagtacagttagagaaataactacactgacaactatcatgacaatggtagtgagtgagaaaaatagaaagcctgtctcaaatacaggcaggggttaggggaggagggtgatgggggacactggtggtgggaactttgcactgatgatgggagataattcttttttataactgaaacccaattacaaacaggttggtaatcatggtgtttaaataaagatattatttaaaaaataaagaacacgtTTTGGGGGTCCactggtggcgcaagtggtaaggtgtttgccttgcaagcggctaacctaggatgaacctcagttcgatcccccagcattccatatgatcccccaagccaggagtgatttctgagtgcatagtcaagagtgaccccccttagtgtcaccagctgtggcccaaaaagcaaaaacaaaacaaagcaaaacaaaacaagtttggGAGGTGAACCAAATTCCAGGAAAATCTTCCAAGGAAGACCATCCTGTTTCCTCaacagtgaggagggtgtttgcaaAGATATCTAGTGGGAAACGTTGGAGAACATACTCCAGGACAGAGCAATGTGGTTCAACACAGCTTTATTGACAGACAATCCACTGTACAGCACTTTGGGAAACAATTCCAACCACAGACACCACTGTGTACCACAGGTGGCTCACACTTAGATGTTGTCGGGCAGACAGACCAATGGACACTATCACTGGTGtcaaaatttcttcttttgttgtgtttatgttttggagtcacacctggcggcactcaaagtttactcctggctctgagctcagaaatcgctcctggcagacttgggggaccatatgggatgctgggattcgaaccacagtctgtcctggatcggctgcatgcaaggcaaacgccctaccactgtgctatctctctggcccatggcgAAAAAATTTCATCCCACACGAGAGAGCCCTGCAGACCAAGGCCTGGGAAGATGGGAGAAGGGAGTGAGAGAGCAAACCCTGGCTCTAGGACTGAATGGGGTCTAGGTCCTTCTTGGAGTCGCCTTCATCAAGATGCCAATTGGTTCCCTGGGGATGGATTTACCCATTGCAGAGATGAATGTCCTTTCAGTACTTTCTCTTCATTTGCTCTGGAAAAGTGACAACAGCCCAAGGTGTTCAGATAAAGTGAggtgtaaaagaaaataaacaaaagaaatggataaGGCAAGGAGGCAGCAGGCAAGGATGGTTCAAGCTCCAGCCACTTTGGAATCCCAGAACTAGGTTACTATTTTtgaggggcccacacctggtggcattcaggggttactcctggctctgtgctcagaaatcactcctggcaggtttggaggaccaaccatatgggatcctggtaTCAAACTCTggttgctgagtgcaaggcaaatgtcctaccactgtgctataactgcAGCCCCCTTAGgtgaatatcctttttttttttttttttttttttggtttttgggccacaccctgtgacgctcaggggttactcctggctatgtgctcagaagtcgctcctggcttgggggaccatatgggacgccgggggatcgaaccatggtcctgtccaaggctagcgcaggtaaggcaggcaccttacctcttgcgccaccgcctggcccctggtgaatatcttttttttttttggtttttgggtcacacctggcagtgctcaggggttactcctggctctatgctcagaaatcgctctggcaggctcaggggaccatatgggacaccgggattcgaaccactgaccttctgcatgagaggcaaacaccttacctccgtgctatatctccggccccaggtgaATATCTTTAAGGAATAAAGAGAGGATATCTTCAAAGCCCAGGTAAAGAAATTttggggagggcccggagagatagcacagcggcgtttgccttgcaagcagccgatccaggaccaaaggtggttggttcgaatcccggtgtcccatatggtccctcatgcctgccaggagctatttctgagcagacagccaggagtaacccctgagcaatgccgggtgtggcccaaaaaccaaaaaaaaaaaaaagaaattttggggaatgggagggccacacctggcaatgctcaggggttactcctgaccctgtgctcaggaataatttactcctggtggtgctcaggggaccctaagggtgctggagattgaacctaggtcagctgcatgtaaatcaagcatttcctctccccactatgctattattgctctggtgccTCATTTAGATGGACTGGGTTTAGGGGAgacacctagtagtgttcagggtggGGGAGCACACCTGCCTCAGTGCTAGACACAACAGAGTCAAAGCTCTCGAGGGCCTGAATAATACACTGAGAACAGGACGTGCCCCTGAAAGAAGACAGGATAGGCCTCGTGCATGTGTGGGGTGTCAGGGTGAACCCTAAGAAATGCCAGTGTCTTACCTCATCCGGCTTGGAGTCGGTCCCGAACCTGCTGGACAACGTGATGTCCTTGGGCTCAGATTTCGGTTTTATGCACTCCCAAGCCCACCTCTGCACCTGGGGTGGCAAGGAAGCACtgggttggttttgggggaccatggtGATGAGACGAGGGTTTGTGGGAGCAGAAGAGAATGGAGGGAGAGAGTTTAAACCAGGTAGGGAGGAAAGAAACCCAACATGGGTCTGAACAAAATCGATGGAGGAAGCTTCTCGAAAGCTAAGGGCAGGTGGCTGGCACGTACCCGCTGGTTGAGGACACAGTAGACCAGGAAGAGGAAGATGCCCTGCAGGCTGGTGGTGATCGTGAAGACATATGCCATGACTCGAGCCGCAGGGCCAAACTGCAGCAGGCCCAGGAGCCAGGTACACCCCAGGATGAAGAGCTGCGCTGTGGCCTTGAGCGTCAGCATCCTGGGGGGTTCAGGGGACAGAGAGGACATGGTCAGCTCTGGGCATGGTCAGGGGTCAGGGCTTCCATGATAATTGCAACCCCAAGGCCAGGGGAGCCCCCTAGGAAGAGATGTTTAGCTGGTTTAAAGGatcagggacacacacacacagacacacacagacacgcatacacacacacacacacacacacatacacacacgtgtCCTGGAAGAACAGAGGAGAAGGTTATGAGGAGCAGAGACCTGACAATggagagggcactggccttgcacgcaCTGCTGACCCATGTCCAATCCCCGGTACTGCACTGGATCCCCTGATTACTGCCAGGAGTGGGCCctaagcatggctgggtgtgacttcACAGAATAACAAAACtagaaggccagagcaatagcacagccaggagagcttttgccttgcatggggctgacctgggtttgatctctgatattcCATAGGGttgcccaaggctgccaggagtgatttctgaatgtagagccagcagtaacccctaagcagtcTTCTGTGGTCCCTCCCAAAAtcaaatatccaaaaaaaaaaaaaaatgaacaaacaaaaaaacaagagaatataTTTTTCAAGGGATTTTTGGTGGGGTCCCTGTAATTCGCTCCAGGCCCCTGTTAAGTATTTTTTGGTAtggtttgtattttgggggggccacacccagcagcattcaggaactattcctggctctgctctcagggatcactcctggtgtgctcagggatgctgaggatcaaactcaggtcagctacatgcaaggctaacacccttcctgctgtgctctgaCTCCGGCCCTGgtgctctctctcttctttgtccCTGAATATTCTATTCCTGGGGTTACTGCAGAGAGCAGGTGAACTGAGCCGTGTGGAGTTGGGGAGATTTTCCCACACAGATGCAGTAGTACCTGTGAAACCCACCCCCTAGGCCCAAAGGCCACAGCATAGTGAAAGAAGACGGTGAGGAGGGACCGGAAGTGGTCAGGCCTCAACTTACCTGATGTTACGGATGGTGGACACCTCGCTGTTGAGAGAGGAAAGCTTCTTCCTCAAGATACAAAGGACCACGATGAAAATCAGGAAATTCACCTGTGGAGACCACAGGTGGACACAGAGGCCAGTTGGGGAAAGGGCAGTACCCAAATCCAAGGCCCATCACACACAGCGTAGCTCCTGCCTCCCCACACCAGGATGTAGAAGCTCAGAGCCCAAACCTGGGACTTAAAACCCCGATTACTCACGCAACCGATGGCACAGGCTGGACCCAGGAAAACCCAGATGAACCCCTGTGTCACCTTCAGCCAGCAGCTGACCATCAGAACCAGAACACAAAGACATAAGCAGGGTCACCAAGGCACAAGGAGGGCAGTGAAGAAAAGCCTTGCTCCTTCCGGAACTTTCCCGAAACTTTGTAGAACTTTCCCAAACCTTCCAGAACTTTCCAGAATGTTCCTGAACTTTCTGTGCTTCTACTCACCGTTCAGGGGTGCCATAGAAGTGAGGTGCAGCTGCTGCTGACGAGGCCACGATGATAGCCGGGATGCCGTAGCCCGCGGGGAACAGCCACCAGGCCGACACGGCCCTCTGGGAGTAGTTGGCGACGCTCAGGTTCCTCGTGGTGAGGAACAGGTGCAGTCCCTCCAGCAGCATCCAGGTGAAGGCCGCCAGGTACAGGTAATGCAGGGCACCCGCCGTCACGGCACACAGCACCTGGCAGA
Protein-coding sequences here:
- the CLEC17A gene encoding C-type lectin domain family 17, member A, whose protein sequence is MRVVHGGLQAHLHMFIFERKRELRDRDKDWLAGLAAPTQPSRGMLEASSQRRTLQGVRDEEEDDDYENSTPPYRDLPPKPGMVQDEEEYDDYENLTPPYRDLPPKPGVQDEEEDDDYENSTPRYKDLPPKPASALQTLRPPVRFFPKVRELAPKSGPARLPAKPPPPGPVPAVPRTRKPLKFPPLEKLVGPLCFLLILSLVLSATALLIALTKYQEVMKELRGLALEQTTWRANVTGPQGLDGLRKDIGRLQANTNRSLVELRGLLECSRLVCPEKWLPFAGECYYFSENTGNWATARAFCQEHFSHLIKIESQEEQNFVVQNQKSSYVFWLGLSDKAQEGNWKWLDGSPVTLSFWAPNEPNNQDSKEHCGSINPGGRWNDLPCESTHFWVCERKCDCL